From Woronichinia naegeliana WA131, the proteins below share one genomic window:
- a CDS encoding DUF4214 domain-containing protein yields MKPLILSAATILTASLIYSFPALAQSQRITCVRDRNVISCPNYGSFQYSSNNNNRSRANISCFRDQNVINCQNYGSFRYQSNNNNNDNWSSNNSNEINTLYVQVLGRNANSKDLRNYSQTINNQGWSLAQARLNLANSQEFNQAINNIYREYLGRNADASGLQGYRNAVINGVSFEAVRNEIANSPESLNRNQNNGNYNNNDYNSPRNNGNYNNGNYNRPRNNGNYNQSYNNANEINDLYVQVLGRNANANDLRNYNQSWSLAQARRNLVSSQEFNQAINNLYREYLGRNADAKGLQSYRNAINNGRSFEDISNEIANSPEANNQNNNDNYNQPNGSSTFGDGVKDMVCQITGLCF; encoded by the coding sequence ATGAAACCACTTATCTTATCAGCTGCTACTATTCTAACCGCTAGTTTAATCTATTCTTTCCCAGCCTTAGCTCAGTCTCAACGTATTACCTGTGTCCGCGATCGCAATGTAATTAGTTGCCCTAACTATGGCAGCTTTCAGTATAGCTCTAATAACAATAATCGTAGTCGCGCCAATATTAGTTGTTTCCGTGATCAGAACGTGATTAATTGTCAAAATTACGGTAGTTTTCGGTATCAATCTAATAATAATAATAATGACAACTGGTCTAGTAATAATTCTAATGAAATTAATACTCTTTATGTTCAGGTTTTAGGACGTAATGCCAACTCGAAGGATTTAAGAAATTATAGTCAAACGATTAATAATCAGGGCTGGTCATTAGCTCAAGCACGCCTTAATCTGGCTAACAGTCAGGAATTTAATCAAGCGATCAACAATATCTATCGAGAGTATTTAGGTCGAAATGCTGATGCCAGTGGATTGCAGGGTTATCGAAACGCCGTTATTAATGGTGTAAGTTTTGAGGCAGTCAGGAATGAAATTGCGAATAGTCCTGAGTCTCTCAACAGAAATCAAAATAATGGGAATTACAATAATAATGATTACAATTCCCCCCGTAACAATGGCAATTACAACAATGGCAACTATAATCGACCTCGTAATAATGGGAATTATAACCAATCGTATAACAATGCGAATGAAATTAATGATCTCTATGTCCAGGTCTTAGGGCGTAATGCCAACGCTAATGACTTAAGAAATTATAATCAAAGCTGGTCGTTAGCCCAAGCACGCCGCAATTTAGTGAGTAGCCAAGAATTTAATCAAGCTATCAACAATTTATACCGAGAGTATTTAGGGCGAAATGCTGATGCTAAAGGATTACAAAGCTATCGCAATGCCATTAATAATGGCAGAAGTTTTGAGGATATTAGTAATGAAATTGCCAATAGCCCTGAAGCTAACAACCAAAACAATAATGATAACTATAATCAACCCAATGGCTCTTCTACTTTTGGAGATGGAGTCAAAGATATGGTTTGCCAAATTACAGGTCTTTGCTTTTAA
- a CDS encoding phage holin family protein translates to MNFLTLGLFSLVVNGFCFWLASLFVPGFVVSGLLAFIFGPVILSFASTFLNSYFAERNIGQSPSVVSNS, encoded by the coding sequence ATCAATTTCTTGACATTAGGATTATTTTCTCTCGTGGTTAACGGCTTTTGCTTCTGGTTAGCATCTCTTTTTGTCCCCGGCTTTGTCGTGAGTGGCTTATTAGCATTTATTTTTGGGCCAGTGATCCTGTCCTTTGCCAGCACTTTTCTCAATAGCTATTTCGCTGAGAGAAATATTGGTCAATCTCCTTCTGTAGTTAGCAATAGCTAA
- a CDS encoding Rpn family recombination-promoting nuclease/putative transposase encodes MIMHTDTIFYQLFLTFHSLLFELLGQPLKDAAYYQFTSAEIKEKAFRFDGIFMPEREDKPIYFVEVQFQNKPNFYWELIAEVNMYLNQYKPIQDWKAVALFAQRNFEIKSLTLYQQELIDSGRIIRVYLDELPSGSIGVGLIQLIFAQESQAPSLVQQLLARAKTEIPDPWVTRGIIDLLETVLVSKFATLSRQEIQSMFLLSDIKQTRVYQEARQEGLQEGRQEGLQEGRKEGRKEGRKEGRKEGRKEGRKEGRKEGEKQGEIRLLIRQLSRRFSTIDTRCLQMINQLSLEQLEDLGEALLDFGDITELDSWLKSRLVE; translated from the coding sequence ATGATCATGCATACTGATACCATTTTCTATCAATTATTTCTGACCTTTCATTCTTTACTGTTTGAACTTCTCGGACAGCCACTAAAAGATGCTGCATATTATCAATTCACTTCTGCGGAAATTAAGGAAAAAGCCTTTCGTTTTGATGGAATCTTTATGCCAGAGCGAGAAGATAAACCCATCTATTTCGTGGAAGTTCAATTTCAAAATAAACCCAATTTTTACTGGGAATTAATTGCCGAGGTAAATATGTACCTCAATCAGTATAAACCTATACAAGATTGGAAAGCCGTTGCTTTATTTGCTCAACGCAATTTCGAGATAAAATCTCTAACGTTGTATCAACAGGAATTGATTGATAGCGGCCGTATTATTCGTGTTTATCTTGATGAATTGCCGTCGGGTTCGATTGGAGTCGGGTTAATTCAGTTAATTTTTGCTCAGGAGTCCCAAGCACCTAGCCTAGTACAACAATTATTGGCAAGAGCCAAGACTGAAATTCCCGATCCTTGGGTGACACGCGGTATTATAGATTTACTAGAAACGGTGTTAGTCTCAAAATTTGCCACATTAAGCCGTCAGGAGATTCAATCTATGTTTTTACTTAGCGATATTAAACAAACACGAGTTTATCAAGAGGCAAGACAGGAAGGTCTTCAAGAGGGTCGTCAAGAGGGTCTTCAGGAAGGTCGCAAGGAAGGTCGCAAGGAAGGTCGCAAGGAAGGTCGCAAGGAAGGTCGCAAGGAAGGTCGCAAGGAAGGTCGCAAGGAAGGTGAAAAGCAGGGAGAAATTCGCTTACTGATTCGTCAATTATCGAGACGATTTAGTACTATTGACACTCGCTGTTTGCAAATGATTAATCAACTTTCCCTAGAGCAATTAGAAGATTTAGGAGAGGCTTTATTAGATTTTGGCGATATTACGGAATTGGATAGTTGGTTAAAATCTCGTCTTGTTGAATAG
- a CDS encoding DUF4070 domain-containing protein — protein MKALLLYPQFPQSFWSYNRFMELVGLKAVIPPLGIITVAALLPDSWEIRFFDRNVNLETEADWEWCDLVILSAMIAQKSDFQALIQKAVLLDKKVAVGGPYPTSVPQNALDSGADYLILDEGELTVPLFLKAIAAGETQGIFRSVEKPDVTLSPIPRFDLLKRDQYLLMAVQFSRGCPFNCEFCDIISLYGRKPRTKEPNQILAELQRLYELGWRGSLFVVDDNFIGNQRNVKIFLRALIPWMKQHHYPFTFITESSVNLAEDDELLSLMVEAGFYAVFLGIETPDQDSLQVALKVQNTRNPLVAACRKINDAGMLIYAGFILGFDGEKTGAGARIQAFVEETTIPQPMLGVLQALPNTALWDRLKQEKRLVENSHLYLTGDQNTLMNFIPTRPLTEIAEDYVEGFWKLYEPRHYLKRCFEQCLRLGSPPGKRQTMQFPLGKGFRLVTQVIWLQGICKQEIRGQFWRQLAIILLKKPQILNLYLGLCAAGEHFWEYRVLARERITQQIGYDPLATIVLPQIERLLLKRS, from the coding sequence ATGAAAGCCCTATTACTTTATCCCCAATTTCCCCAATCTTTTTGGTCTTATAATCGCTTTATGGAATTAGTTGGACTAAAAGCCGTGATTCCACCCCTCGGCATTATTACCGTTGCGGCTCTACTGCCTGACAGTTGGGAAATTCGTTTTTTTGATCGCAATGTGAACCTAGAAACTGAAGCCGATTGGGAATGGTGTGATCTGGTTATTCTTTCGGCGATGATTGCCCAAAAATCAGATTTTCAGGCTCTTATTCAAAAAGCAGTTTTATTAGATAAAAAAGTGGCCGTGGGAGGCCCTTATCCGACCTCTGTTCCTCAAAATGCTCTTGATTCTGGAGCCGATTATCTCATTTTAGACGAAGGAGAATTAACGGTTCCACTCTTCTTAAAGGCGATCGCCGCAGGAGAAACCCAGGGCATTTTCCGATCTGTTGAAAAACCCGATGTTACCCTCAGTCCGATTCCTCGTTTTGATTTACTGAAACGAGATCAGTATTTACTGATGGCAGTGCAATTTTCGCGGGGCTGTCCCTTTAATTGTGAATTTTGCGATATTATTTCTCTCTACGGACGTAAACCTCGAACGAAAGAACCGAACCAAATATTAGCGGAATTACAACGACTTTATGAGTTAGGCTGGCGGGGTTCTCTCTTTGTCGTAGATGATAATTTTATTGGTAATCAACGCAACGTTAAAATCTTTCTTCGGGCTTTAATTCCCTGGATGAAACAGCATCATTATCCCTTTACCTTTATCACCGAATCTTCTGTTAATTTAGCCGAAGATGATGAATTACTTTCCCTCATGGTAGAAGCAGGATTTTATGCCGTTTTTCTGGGTATTGAAACCCCTGATCAAGACAGTTTACAGGTGGCTCTTAAAGTTCAAAATACTCGTAATCCTCTGGTTGCGGCCTGTCGCAAAATTAATGATGCAGGAATGCTAATTTATGCAGGTTTTATTCTCGGTTTTGATGGGGAAAAAACAGGGGCAGGAGCGAGAATTCAAGCCTTTGTAGAAGAAACGACCATTCCCCAACCGATGTTAGGCGTTTTGCAAGCTCTTCCGAATACGGCTCTTTGGGATCGTCTCAAACAGGAAAAGCGTTTAGTGGAGAATAGTCATCTTTATTTAACAGGAGATCAAAATACCCTGATGAATTTTATTCCGACTCGTCCTCTAACAGAAATTGCCGAGGATTATGTGGAAGGTTTTTGGAAATTGTATGAACCCCGTCATTATTTAAAACGCTGTTTTGAACAATGTCTCCGTTTAGGATCACCGCCAGGAAAACGACAAACCATGCAATTTCCTCTCGGTAAAGGTTTTCGTTTAGTGACCCAGGTGATCTGGCTTCAAGGGATTTGTAAACAAGAAATTCGAGGACAATTTTGGCGACAACTGGCAATTATTTTACTGAAAAAGCCTCAGATTTTAAATCTCTATCTCGGTCTCTGTGCGGCGGGAGAACATTTTTGGGAATACCGAGTTTTAGCGAGGGAAAGAATTACTCAACAAATTGGTTATGATCCTCTTGCTACGATTGTTTTACCTCAAATAGAACGCCTACTGCTTAAACGTTCATAG
- a CDS encoding sterol desaturase family protein, with protein MSNYSFWTDIIAFLGIILLRYFLVAGGAYCLFYLIFNRSLNNRTPSLDSPSHQVIQSDIKLSILSAVVFAIAAALILSAYGEGMTRLYNESQPHQIWYFGISYIAVLILQDTYFYFTHRLFHHPTLFPWFHQGHHKSRYPTPWTSFAFDPTEAIAQSLFLVGIVFVIPLHLITLIAVLMTMTVWAVVNHLGLDRLPISFPHHWLGKWFIGPAHHSLHHLKYRVHYGLYFTFWDNYLGTQDPTYENQFSKATIDDIPKA; from the coding sequence TTGAGCAATTATTCATTTTGGACGGATATTATTGCTTTTTTAGGCATTATTTTACTACGATATTTTCTGGTAGCAGGAGGAGCTTATTGTCTTTTTTATTTAATTTTTAATCGCTCTTTAAATAATCGAACACCGTCTCTTGACTCTCCATCTCATCAAGTCATTCAATCTGATATTAAACTTTCGATTTTATCTGCTGTTGTCTTTGCGATCGCGGCGGCTTTAATTTTATCCGCTTATGGTGAAGGGATGACTCGTTTATATAATGAATCTCAACCCCATCAGATTTGGTATTTTGGAATTAGTTATATTGCGGTTTTAATTTTGCAAGATACATATTTTTATTTTACCCATCGTTTATTTCATCACCCGACTTTGTTTCCCTGGTTCCACCAAGGGCATCACAAATCGCGCTATCCGACTCCTTGGACTTCCTTTGCCTTTGATCCAACCGAGGCGATCGCCCAATCACTGTTTTTAGTTGGCATTGTTTTTGTAATTCCTCTACATCTCATTACCTTGATCGCCGTACTAATGACCATGACAGTCTGGGCAGTAGTAAATCATCTGGGCCTTGACCGCTTGCCAATCTCCTTTCCCCACCATTGGCTAGGAAAATGGTTTATTGGGCCAGCACATCATTCCCTGCATCATCTCAAATATCGTGTTCACTATGGTCTCTATTTTACTTTTTGGGATAACTATTTAGGGACTCAAGATCCAACCTATGAAAATCAGTTTAGTAAAGCGACCATAGACGATATTCCCAAGGCTTAG
- a CDS encoding transposase, with translation MLEWWTKNFASCELGDERLNNRAFSIGKKLSEGFGKALSEVFKGGNELKRAYEFLGIRKQTLSR, from the coding sequence ATGTTGGAATGGTGGACAAAAAACTTTGCCAGTTGTGAATTGGGAGACGAGAGGCTAAACAATCGTGCCTTCTCGATTGGGAAAAAGTTAAGTGAGGGGTTTGGAAAAGCCTTATCAGAAGTGTTTAAGGGAGGAAACGAGTTAAAGAGGGCCTATGAATTTTTGGGAATCCGAAAACAGACTTTGTCAAGATAA
- a CDS encoding orange carotenoid-binding protein, with the protein MSFTIESARTIFPDTQIADAIPTTVESFNQLIAEDQLALLWFTYTEMGVTITPAAISVVNMIFAEALLTEIKQMPFSEQTQAMCDLVNHADTPLCHTYSSFGTNVKLGFWYQLSEWMKQGIVAPIPKHYKLSKIASEVILSLRKLEGGQQLTVLQDIVANMGYGSKNGHSKVVHPVVPPQSLPPRTTVSIKGISNKTILSYMEAMNAFDFESSVALFTSNGALQPPFKEPIVGQENILAYMRDECYGLKLMPERGVSEKTEDGFTQIKVTGKVQTPWFGGRVVIDLAWRFLLDPDNQIFFVGIDLLATPQELLNLTSN; encoded by the coding sequence ATGTCTTTTACCATCGAATCTGCCCGAACAATTTTTCCTGATACTCAAATTGCTGATGCTATTCCCACAACTGTTGAATCCTTTAATCAACTGATTGCTGAAGACCAATTAGCCCTACTTTGGTTTACTTATACAGAAATGGGAGTTACGATTACGCCTGCTGCGATATCCGTCGTCAATATGATATTTGCCGAAGCCCTTTTGACTGAAATAAAGCAAATGCCATTTAGCGAACAAACTCAGGCAATGTGTGATTTAGTAAATCATGCGGATACTCCCCTTTGCCATACCTATTCCTCCTTTGGGACTAATGTAAAATTAGGCTTCTGGTATCAGTTAAGCGAGTGGATGAAACAGGGAATTGTTGCGCCAATTCCTAAACATTATAAACTCTCAAAAATAGCATCTGAAGTTATTCTATCTCTCCGTAAATTGGAAGGTGGCCAACAACTGACTGTTTTACAAGATATTGTCGCTAATATGGGCTATGGGTCAAAGAATGGGCATTCTAAAGTTGTCCATCCTGTTGTTCCTCCTCAATCATTGCCACCTCGAACGACAGTCAGTATTAAAGGAATTAGTAACAAGACTATACTGAGTTATATGGAGGCGATGAACGCCTTTGATTTTGAATCATCAGTCGCTTTATTTACCAGTAATGGAGCCTTACAGCCGCCATTTAAAGAACCAATTGTTGGTCAAGAAAATATTCTGGCCTATATGCGAGATGAGTGTTATGGACTCAAATTGATGCCAGAACGAGGGGTTTCTGAAAAAACAGAAGACGGGTTTACCCAAATTAAGGTAACTGGAAAAGTGCAAACGCCTTGGTTTGGGGGCCGTGTGGTGATTGATTTGGCTTGGCGTTTCTTACTCGATCCAGATAATCAAATTTTCTTTGTCGGTATTGATTTGTTAGCAACTCCCCAAGAATTATTAAACCTAACTTCCAACTAA
- a CDS encoding IS4 family transposase encodes MTTAAVEEYKIMLSVGDTTFLDYRNIKEKREGYGPTGKGGNGLILHSALAIEPEKGQVLGLLWQKLWNREVKEKPPTDETAKQKKERQKEQRKAARQRPFEEKESYKWVEALNTCEKQVESSTRVIHVFDREGDVSEVFDSVRQLKHTGVLVRASHNRSLDKNSERLWQHLESEPIRFHQEIEIPSTGKRKARKVKLAVRFCSVNLRTPYRFDNRDPLNVYAVYATEIDCPEGETPLSWMLLTTEVVETIEMAVTILRWYTYRWRVEEFHKVLKSGCQSERYRLASDGMKTLLGFLSVIAVELLHVTYLHRTQPDALAIEILNPLQLQVLKAAASQKLPPILTVAWAVESVAFLGGYLEHRRKTPLGIQVLWRGWLKLHDLCQGWQLAIRT; translated from the coding sequence ATGACAACTGCCGCCGTAGAAGAATATAAGATAATGCTATCAGTCGGAGATACGACCTTCTTAGATTATCGCAATATCAAGGAAAAAAGGGAAGGGTATGGGCCGACTGGAAAAGGAGGGAATGGATTAATACTGCATAGTGCTTTAGCAATTGAGCCAGAAAAAGGACAAGTATTAGGTTTATTATGGCAAAAACTGTGGAATAGGGAGGTAAAAGAAAAGCCCCCAACAGATGAAACGGCGAAGCAGAAAAAAGAAAGACAGAAAGAACAAAGAAAAGCAGCTCGTCAAAGACCATTTGAGGAAAAAGAATCCTACAAATGGGTAGAGGCTCTAAACACCTGTGAGAAACAGGTAGAAAGTTCAACGAGGGTAATTCATGTATTTGACAGAGAAGGAGATGTTTCAGAAGTCTTTGACTCAGTGCGTCAACTCAAGCATACAGGAGTGCTGGTCAGAGCGTCTCATAATCGTAGTTTAGACAAAAATAGTGAACGACTTTGGCAACATTTGGAATCAGAACCGATTCGTTTTCATCAAGAAATCGAGATTCCGAGTACAGGAAAAAGAAAAGCACGGAAGGTTAAGCTTGCCGTCCGATTTTGCTCAGTTAATCTACGAACTCCCTATCGTTTTGATAATCGTGACCCGTTGAATGTCTATGCTGTTTATGCGACAGAAATCGATTGTCCCGAAGGCGAAACTCCTTTATCTTGGATGCTTCTGACTACAGAAGTTGTTGAGACTATTGAGATGGCTGTCACTATTCTTCGTTGGTACACCTACCGATGGCGGGTTGAAGAATTTCATAAAGTCCTTAAGTCTGGTTGTCAGAGTGAGCGTTATCGACTTGCCTCTGATGGAATGAAAACTCTTTTGGGTTTTTTAAGTGTCATTGCTGTTGAACTTTTACACGTTACTTATCTTCATCGTACCCAGCCCGATGCTCTCGCGATTGAAATTCTTAATCCTCTTCAACTTCAGGTGTTAAAAGCAGCCGCCTCTCAAAAACTTCCCCCTATTTTGACTGTTGCTTGGGCTGTCGAGTCTGTTGCTTTTCTTGGTGGTTATCTTGAACATCGTCGTAAAACTCCTCTCGGTATCCAAGTCCTTTGGCGCGGTTGGTTGAAGTTGCATGACCTTTGCCAAGGCTGGCAGCTTGCAATCCGCACTTAA
- a CDS encoding CsbD family protein produces the protein MSLQEKAKATAKNIEGKVQEGLGNLSGDPKDQAEGKAKQAEAKIRHSVEDAKDSVKKAID, from the coding sequence ATGAGTTTACAAGAAAAAGCTAAGGCAACTGCCAAAAATATTGAAGGTAAAGTTCAAGAAGGCTTAGGCAATCTCAGTGGAGATCCTAAAGATCAGGCAGAAGGCAAGGCAAAACAAGCAGAGGCAAAAATTCGTCACTCTGTTGAAGATGCCAAGGATTCTGTAAAAAAGGCTATCGACTAG
- a CDS encoding BON domain-containing protein, with protein MSKVSLLFIGRLREIKSSNTIKDYTMNKIIRINSKLLLLANILLIATLSACGGAKTTSESPNSTNTNGQVATARNATATQNDAQSQTRKKQLNADIQAREQRNNMGGDPQKRAEGDLASEVRSKLEANIPRGKLTVSAKNAEVTVSGVVMNQEQLDKVKPLAMEIKGVRTVIVKAVVKP; from the coding sequence TTGAGCAAAGTAAGTCTTCTTTTTATAGGAAGACTTAGGGAGATAAAAAGCTCAAACACCATTAAGGATTACACCATGAATAAGATCATCCGCATAAATTCTAAGTTACTGCTACTGGCCAATATTTTATTGATAGCAACTCTATCAGCTTGTGGCGGAGCTAAAACCACATCGGAATCTCCTAATTCAACTAACACGAATGGACAAGTAGCAACAGCAAGAAATGCTACTGCAACTCAGAATGATGCGCAAAGTCAAACCCGTAAAAAACAGCTAAATGCTGATATTCAAGCGCGGGAACAACGAAATAATATGGGCGGAGATCCTCAAAAACGTGCCGAGGGAGACTTAGCCAGTGAAGTGCGAAGTAAATTAGAGGCGAATATTCCTCGTGGAAAACTAACTGTCTCTGCCAAAAACGCCGAAGTTACAGTATCGGGGGTGGTAATGAATCAGGAACAACTCGATAAAGTTAAACCCTTAGCAATGGAAATTAAAGGGGTTCGTACTGTCATCGTTAAAGCAGTTGTTAAGCCTTAA
- a CDS encoding signal transduction histidine kinase (STHK), LytS, whose amino-acid sequence MILQQRAVGTFSDYETTEIALRELKMTGFLMDRVSIVGHDVNSHTEVTGANTSNRLVNVGDLDSHHNQSNETAQDGAIAGGSIGSFAGLLVGLGILAIPGVGPVMLAGATATMIATAISGGVIGAFAGGLAGGLIGLGIPEDRAHLYSDRVAKGEYLVMVEGSDSDINLAESIFSKHHIHEWYIYDLPSESVSTVPTVTSVTTTTPTTRPLLRV is encoded by the coding sequence ATGATTTTACAACAACGGGCTGTCGGTACATTCTCAGATTACGAAACCACTGAAATTGCCTTGCGAGAATTAAAAATGACCGGTTTTTTGATGGATCGAGTTTCCATCGTCGGACATGATGTTAATAGCCATACAGAAGTGACAGGAGCAAATACTAGCAATCGGCTAGTCAATGTTGGTGATTTAGATTCCCATCATAATCAGTCTAATGAGACGGCTCAGGATGGCGCGATCGCGGGGGGAAGTATCGGCAGTTTTGCAGGTTTATTGGTCGGTCTGGGCATTCTGGCTATTCCTGGAGTCGGCCCGGTGATGTTGGCAGGAGCTACAGCAACCATGATCGCTACAGCCATTTCGGGAGGAGTTATCGGAGCATTTGCTGGCGGCTTGGCAGGTGGTCTAATCGGCTTAGGGATTCCTGAAGATCGTGCTCATCTTTATAGCGATCGCGTTGCTAAAGGTGAATATTTAGTGATGGTTGAAGGCTCAGATTCCGACATCAATTTAGCCGAATCCATCTTCAGTAAACATCACATTCATGAATGGTATATTTACGACTTACCGAGTGAATCTGTGTCAACTGTTCCAACCGTGACATCTGTGACTACCACCACACCAACAACCCGTCCTCTCCTACGAGTTTAG
- a CDS encoding YqaE/Pmp3 family membrane protein, producing MKLLYIVLGILIPPLGVFLAFGVSSTLFINILLTLLGWVPGSIHAVWAIAKQDQAINESVYK from the coding sequence ATGAAATTACTGTACATCGTACTTGGTATCCTCATTCCGCCCCTGGGTGTCTTTCTCGCCTTTGGAGTGAGTTCGACGCTGTTTATCAATATTCTGCTGACCTTACTGGGTTGGGTTCCAGGTAGTATTCATGCCGTTTGGGCGATCGCTAAACAAGATCAAGCTATCAATGAATCAGTTTACAAATAA